From the Salmo trutta chromosome 30, fSalTru1.1, whole genome shotgun sequence genome, one window contains:
- the snrpg gene encoding small nuclear ribonucleoprotein G, whose product MSKAHPPELKKFMDKKLSLKLNGGRQVQGVLRGFDPFMNLVMDDCLEMAPGGIQNTIGMVVIRGNSIIMLEALERV is encoded by the exons ATGAGTAAAGCACACCCACCAGAGTTGAAAAA GTTCATGGACAAGAAGCTTTCGT TGAAGCTGAATGGTGGCAGGCAGGTCCAAGGAGTCCTGCGAGGTTTTGACCCCTTCATGAACTTGGTGATGGATGACTGCTTGGAGATGGCCCCTGGGGGAATACAGAACACGATAGGCATGGTG GTAATCCGAGGAAACAGTATCATCATGCTGGAGGCCCTTGAGAGAGTATGA
- the LOC115168658 gene encoding pyridoxal phosphate homeostasis protein isoform X1, which produces MWKVGMSEEVGKALQAVVDRVNQAAARRSKTLPVVPPRLVAVSKTKPPDMVIEAYRKGHRNFGENYVNELVDKASNPQILESCPEIEWHFIGHLQKNNVNKLLGVPNLFMVETVDSVKLADKVNSSWLRLRTASTQTLKIMVQINTSGEESKHGLPPDETVTTVKHILSKCSALHFSGLMTIGRYGYDLADGPNPDFQALLSRRQEVCASLQLPLEDVELSMGMSTDFEHAIEVGSTNVRVGSTIFGNRDYPNTPTPSPEKKSKVPTEEAAKKMERLTVTEQ; this is translated from the exons ATGTGGAAAGTAGGAATGTCGGAGGAGGTTGGAAAAGCGTTACAAGCGGTGGTAGACAGGGTAAATCAAGCCGCGGCACGTCGATCCAAG ACGTTGCCCGTGGTGCCGCCCCGCCTGGTAGCTGTAAGTAAGACGAAACCACCTGACATGGTGATCGAGGCGTACCGAAAAGGACATCGCAACTTTGGTGAAAACTAT GTGAATGAACTTGTGGATAAAGCCTCAAATCCTCAG ATTTTAGAATCATGCCCAGAAATCGAGTGGCATTTTATTGGCCATTTACAGAAGAATAATGTCAACAAACTTTTGG GTGTACCAAACCTGTTCATGGTGGAGACAGTGGACTCTGTCAAGTTGGCCGACAAGGTAAACAGCTCCTGGCTGCGGTTGAGAACAGCTAGTACGCAGACGTTAAAGATCATGGTTCAGATCAACACCAGTGGGGAGGAAA GTAAACATGGACTGCCTCCTGATGAGACCGTGACCACAGTGAAACACATTTTATCCAAATGCTCTGCCCTACACTTCTCCGGACTCATGACCATTGGTCGCTATGGCTACGACCTAGCTGATGGCCCTAACCCAGATTTTCAG GCTTTGCTGAGTCGGCGACAGGAAGTGTGTGCCAGTCTACAGCTGCCGCTTGAAGATGTGGAGCTCAGTATGGGCATGTCCACTGACTTCGAACACGCG ATTGAGGTGGGTTCAACCAACGTGCGAGTGGGTAGTACTATTTTTGGTAATCGGGATTATCCCAACACTCCCACTCCCAGTCCAGAGAAAAAGTCCAAGGTTCCGACAGAAGAGGCAGCTAAGAAGATGGAGCGTCTCACTGTGACAGAACAGTGA
- the LOC115168658 gene encoding pyridoxal phosphate homeostasis protein isoform X2: MVIEAYRKGHRNFGENYVNELVDKASNPQILESCPEIEWHFIGHLQKNNVNKLLGVPNLFMVETVDSVKLADKVNSSWLRLRTASTQTLKIMVQINTSGEESKHGLPPDETVTTVKHILSKCSALHFSGLMTIGRYGYDLADGPNPDFQALLSRRQEVCASLQLPLEDVELSMGMSTDFEHAIEVGSTNVRVGSTIFGNRDYPNTPTPSPEKKSKVPTEEAAKKMERLTVTEQ; this comes from the exons ATGGTGATCGAGGCGTACCGAAAAGGACATCGCAACTTTGGTGAAAACTAT GTGAATGAACTTGTGGATAAAGCCTCAAATCCTCAG ATTTTAGAATCATGCCCAGAAATCGAGTGGCATTTTATTGGCCATTTACAGAAGAATAATGTCAACAAACTTTTGG GTGTACCAAACCTGTTCATGGTGGAGACAGTGGACTCTGTCAAGTTGGCCGACAAGGTAAACAGCTCCTGGCTGCGGTTGAGAACAGCTAGTACGCAGACGTTAAAGATCATGGTTCAGATCAACACCAGTGGGGAGGAAA GTAAACATGGACTGCCTCCTGATGAGACCGTGACCACAGTGAAACACATTTTATCCAAATGCTCTGCCCTACACTTCTCCGGACTCATGACCATTGGTCGCTATGGCTACGACCTAGCTGATGGCCCTAACCCAGATTTTCAG GCTTTGCTGAGTCGGCGACAGGAAGTGTGTGCCAGTCTACAGCTGCCGCTTGAAGATGTGGAGCTCAGTATGGGCATGTCCACTGACTTCGAACACGCG ATTGAGGTGGGTTCAACCAACGTGCGAGTGGGTAGTACTATTTTTGGTAATCGGGATTATCCCAACACTCCCACTCCCAGTCCAGAGAAAAAGTCCAAGGTTCCGACAGAAGAGGCAGCTAAGAAGATGGAGCGTCTCACTGTGACAGAACAGTGA
- the LOC115168659 gene encoding transmembrane emp24 domain-containing protein 4, with amino-acid sequence MMLTVPGAGIIILFAWLSPSYALYFHIGETEKKCFIEEIPDETMVIGKYRTQLWDKQTGSFLPATPGLGMHVEIKDPDTKIILSRQYGSDGRFTFTSHTPGEHQICLHSNSTKMALFAGGKLRVHLDIQVGEHTNNYPEIAAKDKLTELQLRARQLLDQVEQIQKEQNYQRYREERFRMTSESTNQRVLWWSIAQTLILIVTGIWQMKHLKSFFEAKKLV; translated from the exons ATGATGCTCACTGTACCTGGCGCCGGAATTATCATATTATTTGCTTGGCTCTCTCCAAGTTACGCTCTCTATTTTCACATTGGGGAGACGGAGAAAAAATGCTTTATAGAGGAAATTCCAGATGAAACTATGGTTATtg GGAAATACAGGACCCAGCTGTGGGACAAGCAGACCGGATCGTTCCTCCCAGCCACCCCTGGCCTTGGAATGCATGTGGAGATCAAAGATCCAGATACTAAG ATCATCCTGTCTCGTCAGTATGGGTCAGAtggaaggttcaccttcacaTCCCATACACCAGGCGAGCATCAGATCTGCCTGCACTCCAACTCCACCAAGATGGCCCTGTTTGCTGGTGGCAAACTG AGAGTCCACCTGGATATTCAGGTTGGTGAACATACCAACAACTACCCTGAAATCGCAGCAAAAGACAAGCTCACAGAGCTGCAATTAAGAGCTCGACAATTACTGGACCAAGTAGAACAAATCCAGAAAGAGCAAAACTATCAGCGG TATCGTGAGGAGCGGTTCCGCATGACAAGTGAGAGCACCAACCAGCGTGTGCTTTGGTGGTCTATAGCTCAGACGCTTATCCTCATCGTCACTGGCATCTGGCAGATGAAGCACCTCAAGAGCTTCTTTGAGGCCAAGAAGTTGGTGTAA